The genomic interval ACCGCAGGCGAGTGACTCTAGCGCCGTCATGGGGCAGCCCTCGTAGCGGGAGGTGAGTAGCGTCATTTGCCACGGCTTGTACAGGCTCGCGCCGCTGGGGTGTTTGCCCAAGAAGTGCACACGGCCTTGGTACATCAAGTCCATACCGTCGTGAATCATCTTGCGGTGCATGGGGCCTTCGCCCACGATGCCCAGCTGCGCTTCTTCGGGCAAATAGCGCAGGGTGTCTAGCAGCAGGTGTGGGCGTTTTTCGGCGGACAAGCGGCCTACGTAGCCCAGTAGCAAGGGCGGGATGCCCTCGCCGCCATGGCCTGCGTGCACATGGATGGCTTGGCCTTCGGGCATGGGTGCAATGCCGTTGGGTACCACGGTGCAGCGTTGTTGTTTACCCAGCTTGATGAAGCTGAGTAGCGAGTTTTGGGTGGTGCGCGACACGCACACAAACTGGTTGACTTGTTTGTAGAGCAGCTTGAGCCAAAGTTTTTTGACAGCGGAGGCGCTGGCTTCGTGCAGCACATCCATCAACGGGCCATGCACCCAACTGACCAACGGTTTGCCGGTGATGGCTTTCAGCGCAGCGCCGCAATACGTGGGGCCAAAGTTGTGCGTGGCGACGATGACATCGTGTTGCTTGGCGGCGCTCACCAGCGTGGGCCACTGCGTTTGCTGCCACGGCAGCGCGGTGATTTGCCAGCCTTGCGCGCGGAGCGCATCTGCCAAGGTGCGCGTCATGGTGTGCACGCCGCCCCAGGTGGGCTCTTCTAGCAACAAGATGCGGCGTGCGTGAGAGGCGGTGGTCATGTTGGGCGCGTATGGAGAACAGCTTGGCGTTATTTAGCGTGCGCCAAAACCCGTGCACACGGTCTTGACGGTTTTGGCGGCAATGAGCAAATCGAGCGCGAGCGAATAGTGCGCCACGTAATACAAGTCGTAGCTGAGTTTGATGCGCGTGGTGTCGGCGCTGTCGGCGTAGCCTTGTTGCACTTGCGCCCAGCCGGTGAGGCCAGGCCGCACGAGGTGGCGATAGGGGTAGCTGGGAATGGTGGCTGCAAAGTCGCGCACAAAAGCGGTTTGCTCGGGGCGTGGGCCAATGAGGCTCATGTGGCCCATGAGCACATTGAAGAGCTGCGGCAGTTCGTCTAAACGGCTGCGGCGCAACACGCGGCCCATGCGGGTGATGCGCGGGTCATCGGCTTGCGCAAAGTGCACGCCGGGGGCTTGCAAGCCGTGCACCATGCTGCGGAATTTCCACAGCGTGAACACTTGGCCATCGCGGCCCACGCGGGGCTGCGAATAAAGCGCGGGGCCTTTGGAATCAAAACGCACAGCCAGTGCCACGCCTGCGGCGAGTGGCAACCACAGGGGCGCGAGTGCAATGACGGTGGCCACATCCAACAAACGTTTGGCGCGGTCATAGCTCGGGTCGTTGTCGATTTCCCACAGCGAGTCAGCGGCAGTGGGCAGCATCTTGCGGCCGCTGGTCAGTTCTGCTACGGCTTCGACGCTGTACAGGCGCAGGTGTTGCATCTTGAGTTCGCCCAACAAACGCGTGCGCTCGTCGCTGCTGCGCACATGGCGGTCCAGCACCACGCCGTCGCAGGCGGGCAGGGGCGTGTCGCTGTTGGGGGCCCATGCGATGAGCTGCACGGCTTGTGGGTCTAGCGTGTTGGGGTTGAGGCATGCGGCCAGTTGGGCTGGCACGTTGGCGTCGAGGTGCACCAAGCGCAAAGCGCGGTGCTTGACATGGCGGCGATAGCCCCACCACAGCCACAGCGTGGTGGCGGCATAGGCCCACACCACTGCGGCGCGTGAATACGGCTGTTGCAACAGCGCAAAACCGAGTGGTGTAAACACAAACGGCGCGGTGGTGGACACCCACAACACACCGCTGCGCTCGGCCACGGGCAGGTGCGAGGCACGCATCAGCAAATGCGTGGCCACGGCATAGGGCAGCACGCACCACCACAGCGTTTCGCCAAACTGGTAGGTCATGAGGCCCGCGTCTTCCAACAGCTGTGCCGCCATGAAGCTAGGCACCAACATCCACACGCCCCACAAGGCCCAGCGTTGCAGGGCATCACGGCGGCGCACCGAGGCAGACACCAAACCTGCGCTGTTGTGCGTGCGGGTGGCTGCGTCAGCGGTGAGTTGTGTGGCTGTTGTGGTTTCTTGCGTGCATTGGCGATACACCTCCAACACGCGCTCGGCCATGGGCTCGGCGGCAAAGCAGTCTTCAAATTTTTGTTGCGCTGCACGGCCCAAGCGCTTGCACATGTGCGGGTCACGCACGAGTTGCAAAAGTTTCTCGGCCACAGCCTCAGGCGTGTTGGCCACCAAGATGCCGTCTTGGTAGGCGTTGATTTGCTCGCGAATGCCAGGCAGGCTGCTGGCCAGCACGCACAGGCCCGCACGCATGGCTTCGAGCACGGTGATGGGCATGCCTTCGTGGTCGGACAGCAGTACAAACACCTGGTGTTGTGCGAGTAGTTCGCTCACATGGCTCACGTCGCCTGCCCAGGTGATGTTTTTGAGGTTCAGCGCTTTGGCTTGTGCGCGCAGCTGTGCCTGCAGCGGGCCATCGCCTGCCAGTGTGACGGG from Limnohabitans curvus carries:
- a CDS encoding glycosyltransferase family 4 protein, whose protein sequence is MTTASHARRILLLEEPTWGGVHTMTRTLADALRAQGWQITALPWQQTQWPTLVSAAKQHDVIVATHNFGPTYCGAALKAITGKPLVSWVHGPLMDVLHEASASAVKKLWLKLLYKQVNQFVCVSRTTQNSLLSFIKLGKQQRCTVVPNGIAPMPEGQAIHVHAGHGGEGIPPLLLGYVGRLSAEKRPHLLLDTLRYLPEEAQLGIVGEGPMHRKMIHDGMDLMYQGRVHFLGKHPSGASLYKPWQMTLLTSRYEGCPMTALESLACGVPCVSLPIPAMRELYDLDAPYLLARGDAPVSLAEAVMTVLSLPQQQVRDDMARIVARHHIDGFVGNWQELLRTQMHR
- a CDS encoding sugar transferase, coding for MKNQDDGTLSLFDDFPPAYEPATLPAAAAPKKPRAKRKVAEPAPDTSNDAAQAPTPEPVVDPGVHVETTLHLAGLVEPQRRRNSPWANLDMAASQVAAQMPHVMLVITKGEAGGAQSHVRDLCQALQTRVQFTVVIGGPVDESVLGRELSAMGITVCPMPDMVESLNPLKLWPALQQLTELINTHKPDLVHGHSAIGGVVARIAAKRAHVPAHSSGVPAVYTVHGFGFKPEVPLVRRTASALAERLLARWTTQMICVSKYERELAFDLAIAPERVHIIANGIARLPAPETKTQDDTADTNAAPAHPPSTLPRLIMVARMKSPKRHDLLLQALAKVRNVLGHELPVTLAGDGPLQAQLRAQAKALNLKNITWAGDVSHVSELLAQHQVFVLLSDHEGMPITVLEAMRAGLCVLASSLPGIREQINAYQDGILVANTPEAVAEKLLQLVRDPHMCKRLGRAAQQKFEDCFAAEPMAERVLEVYRQCTQETTTATQLTADAATRTHNSAGLVSASVRRRDALQRWALWGVWMLVPSFMAAQLLEDAGLMTYQFGETLWWCVLPYAVATHLLMRASHLPVAERSGVLWVSTTAPFVFTPLGFALLQQPYSRAAVVWAYAATTLWLWWGYRRHVKHRALRLVHLDANVPAQLAACLNPNTLDPQAVQLIAWAPNSDTPLPACDGVVLDRHVRSSDERTRLLGELKMQHLRLYSVEAVAELTSGRKMLPTAADSLWEIDNDPSYDRAKRLLDVATVIALAPLWLPLAAGVALAVRFDSKGPALYSQPRVGRDGQVFTLWKFRSMVHGLQAPGVHFAQADDPRITRMGRVLRRSRLDELPQLFNVLMGHMSLIGPRPEQTAFVRDFAATIPSYPYRHLVRPGLTGWAQVQQGYADSADTTRIKLSYDLYYVAHYSLALDLLIAAKTVKTVCTGFGAR